The sequence GAGCCAGCGGCAGTGGCAGCGGCTGCCGCCCCAGGGCGGCAGCCTGGGCCTGCACATCCACCAGAGCATCCGCGAGGACGGCTGGACGCTGTTCGGCTTTGCCGAGCGCCAGGAGCGGGATCTGTTCCGGGAGCTGGTGGGCGTGAGCGGGGTGGGGCCCCAGATGGCCCTGGGCCTGCTGGGGGTGCTGGAGCCCACCGCCCTGGTGCTGGCGATCGTGCAGGCCGACCTGCGCCAGCTCTGCCAGGCGCCTGGGGTGGGCAAGCGCACCGCCGAGCGGCTGGCGGTGGAGCTGCGGGTGCGGCTGCAGGAGCGCTTCCTGGGCGGGCCAACACCGGGTAGCGAGGCCGAGCTCGAACCCCTGCCCGCCCTCAGCGACGGCAGCCGCGACGACCTGCACGCCACCCTCGCTGCCCTGGGCTACGAGGGGCTGGAGATCCACCGGGCCGTGCGGGGCGTGGCCGCCCAGGGGCTGGCCGCCGACGCCAGCGCCGAGGAGTGGATCCGCTGCTGCCTGCGCTGGCTGGCCCGATCCGCCGCCTGACAGGGCGGTAAAGTATCGGTTTGCACCGCAGAGGCCGGGGCAGGCCCTGCCGGGGCCACCAGGCTGCAGGCTCGCGCTCCGCCACTTCCCACACTCCATGCCGCTCACCACCGCCCAGAAGCAGGACCTGATCAACGGTCACCAGACCCATGGCACCGACACCGGTTCCGTGGAGGTTCAGGTGGCGATGCTGAGTGAGCGGATCAGCCAGCTCACCGGCCATCTGCAGCAGAACAAGCACGACTTCTCCTCCCGCCAGGGGCTGCTCAAGATGATCGGCCGCCGCAAGCGGCTGCTGGGCTACCTCAAGGGCATCAGCCAGCAGCGCTACGCCGATCTGATCGCCAAGCTCGGCATCCGCGGCTGAGGCCGTCCAGCAGCACGCCACCGCAGAGCAAGTCCATGGCCGGTAAGGGGTTGGGAGATGACGCGGCCGCCCGCGCGAGCCGCAAGGGGTCATCCTCCGGCCGCTCCAAGCCGTCGGCTGTTCCGAGCAAGAAAGCCGCCGCGGTGCCGAGCAAGAAGGCCCCGGCCCGGGCCATTCCCGATGTGGTGGCCAATCGCATGGCACGCCGGGTGGCCATCGCCACCGGCATCCCCACCGTGATGGGCATGGGGGTGTTCGTGGGCAGCTACCTGCTGGTGAGCCGCCAGATCGCTGACATCTCCCCCGGCCTCACCCTGGCCGCCTCCGGCGGCTGCTTCCTGCTGGGGCTGGTGGGCCTGAGCTACGGCGTGCTCTCCGCCAGCTGGGAAGACCAGCCCGGCAGCCTGCTGGGCCAGGAGCAGCTGGGTCTGAACATCGGCCGTCTGCGCCAGTCGCTGCGCAGCCTGCGCAGCGGCAGCTAGGCCGCCAGCAGGGGCGCGCTGATCCGCGCCTGAAACGCCGCAGCCGTGAGCGTGTCGAGGGCGGCGGCGGGATCGGAAACGCAGAACTGGGGGCCGAGCCGCACGAAGCGCACCGCCTCCCCCTGCTGCACCAGGGCCACCACCGGCACCCGCTGGCCGGCTTCGTCCTGGGGCGGACGGTGCCGGTGCAGGCATTCGCGCAGGCGGTGCTGGATGGCGATGTCGCCGGCCTGGTCGGCGGGCAGCTCCACCATCAGCAGCTGCAGGTCATCGATCGAGCGGCAGTCATCCACGATCAGCTGCACCCGGTCATCGCGGCGATCCACCGTGGCCCACACCAGCAGGCGGGCATCCACCATCAGGTGGTCGGCCAGGCGGGCGTAGCTGCGCGGGAACACCACGGCCTCGCAGCTGCCGGTGAGGTCTTCGAGCTGCAGCACGGCCATGCGATCGCCCTTGCGGGTGTTCACCTGGCGCAGCTCCGGCACCATCACCACGGCACTCACCTTGGCCTTGTCGGCCTGCTCCTCCAGGTGGGCCAGGGCCAGCGGTGAGAGCAGTTTCACCGGCCGGGCCAGCTGCTTGAGCGGATGGTCCGAGAGGTAGAAGCCCACCAGCTCCTTCTCCAGCCGCAGCTTCTCGGTGGGGGGGTAGTCCTTCACCGGGGCGGCCTTCGGGGCCGTGCTCAGGTCGGCCCGGCCGGCGGCGGCGTCAGGGCCCGGGTCGCTGGCGCTGCCCATCAGGTCGAACAGGTTGCCCTGGCCGCTGGCCCGGTCCTTGGCCCGGGAGCTGGACCAGTCGAGCACCAGATCCAGATCGGCCATCAGCTGGGCCCGGTTGGCGGCGGGCTCCAGGGCATCGAGGGCGCCGGAGTGGATCAGGGCCTCGAGGGCGCGGCGGTTGAGCTGGTGGCCGGGGATGCGGTCGCAGAGATCGGCGAGGCCCTGGAACGGGCCGTCGCTGCTGCGGCTCTCCAGCAGCTGGCGGATGGCGCCATCGCCCAGATTGCGCACGGCGGAGAGGCCGAACAGGATGCGATCACCCACCGGCGTGAAGTCGATACCGGAGGCATTCACATCGGGGGGCATCACCTCGATGCCCATGGCATTGCAGTTGGCGATGTAGCGCTGCACCTTGTCGGAGGCGCCGGCATTCACCGTGAGCAGCGCCGCCATGTAGGCCACCGGGTAGTGGGCCTTGAGGTAGGCGGTCTGGAAGGTCACGGCGCCATAGGCCGTGGAGTGGCTCTTGTTGAAGCAGTACTCGGCGAACAGCACCATCTGCTCGAACAGGGTTTCGGCCACCCGGGGCTCCACGCCGCGATCGGTGGCCCCCTTCACAAACAGGCTCTGGTGTTTCTCCATCTCACTCTTCTTCTTCTTGCCCATCGCCCGGCGCAGCAGATCCGCCTCGCCGAGCGAATAGCCGGCCAGGTCCTGGGCGATCTTCATGATCTGCTCCTGATACACCATGATCCCGTAGGTTTCGCTCAGGATCGGCTTCAGGGCCGCGTGCACCACCTCAATCGCTTCGCGGCCGTGCTTGCGATTGATGAATTTGGGAATCAGCCCCGCATCCAGGGGGCCCGGCCGGTAGAGCGCCAGGATCGAGGAGATGTCCTCCAGGGATGAGGGCTTCAGATCGCGCACGATCTGGCGCATGCCACTCGATTCCAGCTGGAAGATGCCCTCCAGATCGCCGCGGGCCAGCAGGCTGTAGGTGGCGGGATCATCGAGGGGAAGGCGGTCGGGGTCCACCCGGGCGCCGGTGCTCTCCTCCACCAGGGCCAGGGTCTTGTCGATCATGGTGAGGTTCTTGAGGCCGAGGAAGTCCATCTTCAGCAGCCCCATCGACTCCACGTCTTCCATGAAGTACTGGGTGATCACCTGGCCGTCGTTGTTGCGCTGCAGCGGCACCAGCTGATCGAGGGGATCGGCGGCGATCACCACGCCGGCGGCGTGCACGCCGAAGGTCTTGTTGGTGCCCTCGATGCGCATCGCCATGTCCACCCAGCGGCGCACCTGCGGATCCCTCTCGTACTTCTCGCGGAATTCCGGCGCCGGCGATTCAGGGCCGATCATCTCCTTGAGCTTGGCCGGTTTGCCGCGCACCACCGGGATCAGCTTGGCCAGCCGGTCGGCGTCGCCATAGGGAATATCCAGCACCCGGGCCACGTCCTTGAGCACGGCCTTGGAGGTCATGCGGTTGAAGGTGATGATCTGGGCCACCTTGTCTTCGCCGTAGCGCTGGGTCACGTAATCGATCACCTCGCCGCGGCGCTCGATGCAGAAGTCGGTGTCGATGTCAGGCATCGACTTGCGCTCCGGGTTGAGGAACCGCTCGAACAGCAACCCATGCACCACCGGATCGATGTTGGTGATGCCCAGGGCATAGGCCACCAGGGAACCCGCCGCCGAGCCCCGTCCCGGCCCCACCGGAATGCCACTGTCGCGGGCGAAGCGGATGTAGTCCCACACCACCAGGAAATAGGTGGGGAAGCCCATCTGCTCCATCACCTGCAGCTCGAAGTGCAGCCGTTCGCCATAGGCAGGATCGAAAGGCGCCCCGGCGGCCAGCTCCAGCCGATCGCGCAGGCCCTGCTCCGCCACGCTGGTGAGATAGCTCACGGCGGTGTGGCCCTCCGGAATCGGGAAACGGGGCATCTGGTAGCGGCCCAGGATGTCGTAGTCGTCCACCTTCTCGGCCACCCGGACCGTGTTGGCC is a genomic window of Cyanobium sp. NS01 containing:
- the ruvA gene encoding Holliday junction branch migration protein RuvA, with the protein product MIGWLQGDITDPWQHDKRCGLLLVCGGVGYEVQVSQRQWQRLPPQGGSLGLHIHQSIREDGWTLFGFAERQERDLFRELVGVSGVGPQMALGLLGVLEPTALVLAIVQADLRQLCQAPGVGKRTAERLAVELRVRLQERFLGGPTPGSEAELEPLPALSDGSRDDLHATLAALGYEGLEIHRAVRGVAAQGLAADASAEEWIRCCLRWLARSAA
- the rpsO gene encoding 30S ribosomal protein S15; translation: MPLTTAQKQDLINGHQTHGTDTGSVEVQVAMLSERISQLTGHLQQNKHDFSSRQGLLKMIGRRKRLLGYLKGISQQRYADLIAKLGIRG
- a CDS encoding PAM68 family protein, whose product is MAGKGLGDDAAARASRKGSSSGRSKPSAVPSKKAAAVPSKKAPARAIPDVVANRMARRVAIATGIPTVMGMGVFVGSYLLVSRQIADISPGLTLAASGGCFLLGLVGLSYGVLSASWEDQPGSLLGQEQLGLNIGRLRQSLRSLRSGS
- a CDS encoding DNA polymerase III subunit alpha, yielding MAFVPLHNHSDYSLLDGASQLPAMVERAVALGMPALALTDHGVMYGAIELLKLCAKASIKPIIGNEMYVINGSLDDPNPPKKERRYHLVVLAKNAVGYRNLVKLTSLSHLRGMRGRGIFARACIDKQLLRQHSEGLIVATACLGGEIPQAILRGRPEVAREVAAWYQEVFGDDFYLEIQDHGGLEDRIVNSGIARIGAELGIELIATNDAHYLSVGDVEAHDALLCVLTGKLISDEKRLRYTGTEYIKSEAEMLGLFADHLEPELIQRAVANTVRVAEKVDDYDILGRYQMPRFPIPEGHTAVSYLTSVAEQGLRDRLELAAGAPFDPAYGERLHFELQVMEQMGFPTYFLVVWDYIRFARDSGIPVGPGRGSAAGSLVAYALGITNIDPVVHGLLFERFLNPERKSMPDIDTDFCIERRGEVIDYVTQRYGEDKVAQIITFNRMTSKAVLKDVARVLDIPYGDADRLAKLIPVVRGKPAKLKEMIGPESPAPEFREKYERDPQVRRWVDMAMRIEGTNKTFGVHAAGVVIAADPLDQLVPLQRNNDGQVITQYFMEDVESMGLLKMDFLGLKNLTMIDKTLALVEESTGARVDPDRLPLDDPATYSLLARGDLEGIFQLESSGMRQIVRDLKPSSLEDISSILALYRPGPLDAGLIPKFINRKHGREAIEVVHAALKPILSETYGIMVYQEQIMKIAQDLAGYSLGEADLLRRAMGKKKKSEMEKHQSLFVKGATDRGVEPRVAETLFEQMVLFAEYCFNKSHSTAYGAVTFQTAYLKAHYPVAYMAALLTVNAGASDKVQRYIANCNAMGIEVMPPDVNASGIDFTPVGDRILFGLSAVRNLGDGAIRQLLESRSSDGPFQGLADLCDRIPGHQLNRRALEALIHSGALDALEPAANRAQLMADLDLVLDWSSSRAKDRASGQGNLFDLMGSASDPGPDAAAGRADLSTAPKAAPVKDYPPTEKLRLEKELVGFYLSDHPLKQLARPVKLLSPLALAHLEEQADKAKVSAVVMVPELRQVNTRKGDRMAVLQLEDLTGSCEAVVFPRSYARLADHLMVDARLLVWATVDRRDDRVQLIVDDCRSIDDLQLLMVELPADQAGDIAIQHRLRECLHRHRPPQDEAGQRVPVVALVQQGEAVRFVRLGPQFCVSDPAAALDTLTAAAFQARISAPLLAA